The genomic stretch tccagacctgcACTGgactgcctgctcagcagggagtctgcttctccctctccatctgccccacccctgccccctgcccccaactcgtgctctctctcaaataaataaaatcttaaaataaaaaaaagcataaagcCTATTAACACTGTTTAAATGTCACCTCTGGCACACTAAAGTTCCTTCAATAAAAAAGTATttgacttaaaacaaaaaagtccaACATTCCTCAGAGTAGAAGAGGAGCCACAAGGTATTGTGCCATGCTCCCACTGCCTTGGGTCTGGACAGGGCACACGTGGCCAAGGGACAAGGCTTATGACACTGTTTTCACAAGAAGGATATAAGAGGTTTATTAGACAACCCACAGCAACATACAAAATGATTAATAATGAGAACAACCATATTCTATCAGCCAGGTGCCACTTGGTACTATGACACTACCCCGTAGGACATTTCTGGGTTCACATCTCCTAATGCACTACCTAAAGAAATGAATCCCCTCAAATCAAGACTCAAATACAAACGGATTCCAGAGACCACTGGGGAGGAGACTGGCTTAGAAAGCTCTCCCTTATCAAtgtggagagggggtggggggaagaaaactTGGCAGGACAATTTGAATTTCCAAATTTAGTTAAGAGGGAAACAAACGTACAAGGCAGGGTCTCCTGGGACTGGAGCAGAGGGTGGAACAGTGGGAGAGAGGCAAAAACGGCAGTGGCTGAGACCTGACAGCAGGTTTCTCTTCTCTACTTCTTCCGCCCGCCTCTCTCCTTGAGGGCCAGGTGGATGATGGCGCCATTGGCCATGTTGTAGTAAGCCAGCGAGTTGGAATCCTTGATGAAAATGCCCTGGAAAACAGTGGTATGCTTTAGCATGGGGCAACCTGGCCCTGAGCAATGTACAGTCTCACAACTCCCAACATCATTCACTCTGAACTCAGTGAATACAGAGGCCTGAAAGAAGATGGGACAATggcggggagtgggggtggcACAGGGTGGGACTGAAGGTCTCTGGCTCCCCCGAGAAtgctctgctttccttccttcctagtaGCCCGTGCTCTTCCTCTTTGTCAACTCCCCAAGAAGTTGGCCCAGACCAACCCCATGGAATTCTGACTCTCAAATCACAAGACCTTTCAGAGATCAATCCAagactctcattttacagaacaggaaactgaggctcagagtaggGATTTGTCAAAGTCCTGAAAGGGAGAATAAAGCAGCCCCATGTGGCCAGGTGGGCACCAGGTTGAGCCGGACTATCACTTCTGTGTCCCCGCACAAAGCCAGGCTACCCCAGACCACATTGGCTGGAAGGCTCCATCACTGGGCCAGAAACCCACCACAGCATTCCAGGTCTTGTCCCCAGACGTCCACCCCAGTCATTGAGGGAAAAGGTTTCTGGGGCTCCACACAAGACTACACGGAGACCCAGTCACCCTGAGCCTCGCCCTGTCAGGCTAACCTGCCCTGGCACTCCCAGTCAGCATCGTCGCTTCTGGGACAGATTCACGTGGCCATCCCCACGTCTCTTCACTCCTTTGATTCCACAGGTGATCTAGCTTCTGGGATGGCGTTGAGACCCAAGGGGCAGGACCACTGACGTCTGACTTACCTCATACTGCAGCTTCTGTTTCCCTGCAGGCATACCCGTGGCTTCATGAATCTTCACCTTGATGACGGAGACCTGTGGGACCGAGAGGTTGCTCAGCCTCTTGCTAAGGTCAGCTGAAGAAAACTACCCCCAGTCCCCCCGAACTCCTTGGATCCCCTGCACCTGATGCCAGTTACCAGCAGCAACTCATACCTGGTCTGTGAGCGGGAGCGTGAAGACCAGCACTTGGCCGTTCAGTTTCCATTCAGTCTTATCCTGCATGTTGGGCACTTGGACTTTGATGGACACTGGACCCTACAAAACAGGACATGGCCATTATATCTGGGGAAACCTAGCCCATCAGGAACTATGCTCTCCTATTCCTGAGCGAATCTAAACAATGTCACCTGTCCATCTGGGCTCTTGGACCCCGGCCCAACTCACTACTAACACCACTAGTGACAGGGCACGACTCACTCCCCACCTTCAAGATTtggtttctcttctttaaaatgatcTCTACCCTGCCTCCTGGTGAGTCTGGAACTGAAAAAGTAGTAAGAAAATGCCCTGTAAAccccagaagcagcagagagagagacaatataAACGGCAAAGTCAGAAAACGTGGGCTCTCGACTCCTCTAATCAGGTCTCTCTAGGCCGCAACGTCGTTTATAAAGCAAGTAATCACAACAGCTGCATGGCACTGTCGTAAGCACTAAAGAAACATGTGCCCGTGCAGCATGTAGCTCTACTCTGGTACTTAGCTGGTATTCAGAAAACGGGAACTgccatcagaaaggaaaaaaaaaaaaaaaaaaagattgggtcAAATACACTGGGGGAGTGGGGCTAGGACTGTTTCTGCCTCCTCACTAGAACCTGACAGCTTCCCTAGGTACTGGCAGTGCCAGGATTCCCGTTATTTCTAGCACCCCAACAGAATCCCCCAACAGGCAGAACTCCAAAGGGCTGGAGCCAAAGAAGACCACAAAGAAATTAAGAACTACACCCAGGATTTCCTCGTGTCCAGGGCCCCCTTCACACCCAAGTCCTGCCTGCTGGTCTCCACAATAATTCACACAGAGGGACCACCTATTCGGCTTGCTCCTCTGACTGCACAACCGCTGTGCGCTCTGAAGCCCTTACAGGCCTCCAATAGCTGACTGAGGCCCCTGGGTCAAAACAGTGGGAGCAGAATAGGGTGGGCCAGGGAATGTGTAACTGCAGCAGGACCGGATCCCCCAACTAGGCATTACCACCACGGGTGGCACTGTGGTATCACATACCTTGTTTCTGCGTAGGAACTCCTCTTCAGGCACAAGGCTGTCCTCTGTCTTCAGTTTCTTGGAGGTGGGCTCATCCTCCATGGGAGGCGGAGGGTGGACAGGGGGCATCGGGGCTGGAGCCGGGACAGGTGCCACAGGCGGCGCAGGCACAAACGCTGCAAGGACAGGAATAAGCAGCTGTTTGAGTGAGAGGAAGGGCCTTGGGACTCAGGGCTGGTGAGGGCAGACTGCAAAGGTTTCCCACTTCTCTGTCAGAGGTGTGAAGGGTCCTTGCTGAGTCTGGCAGCCAGCAGGTTCCCTGGCAGGGAGACCTGGGAGACTGCCCACactgggcagcaggggcaggactGATGGACAGAGCAGGTGCCAGCTGACAGGCAGGCATCACTGGGCCTCCGTACCTGTCTGGAGACTGACCACTCTGGGTGCacagaccccagctctgccacgtcGGCCTATCTCCCCCAGGACCTGTGGCTCCCCAGCTTCTAGGGCAGGGATCACTCACATGGGGAAGCCAGGGCTCCCCTCTGGGCTAGACCCCCAGCCGTTAACAGCTGGGCACTACCATCAGCCACTGCTCTGCTCACAGAGCTTAGTCTACAGTCCTGACCCAATGGCCTGGAAAGTGACATGAGAAATACTGACCTGTTGGCACAATCATGGGGGGTGGGCGGGGTGCCATGAtaggaggggccgagggaggcATGGGCACCACATTGATCCTGGGCGCGTGGATGATGGGCGGCATCGGGGCAATCACTGAGCCCGGGGGTAGTCGGACCACTGATGCCATCGGGGGGCGGGGCATGACAGGTACTGCAGACACAACTGTGGTACGAACAGGAGGTGGCATCTGTTGGGGAGAAGGGACCCATAGGTCACAGGAAGTCAAAGCTGGACCTCAAGGGCATATGAGGCTGGTGATTAGCCACCCGCAGCCTTTGAGGATGGAGACTGAACAGCTCCAACAGAGTCCCCTGGGGCCGACAGACTGCAGGCTCACAACCAGCTTCTGACAGGAACTACGCCGAGAGAGGCCCAGAGTGACACTCTTTCCACTTGGGACTCAACCAGATGCTTGTGGCAGACACTGTGAGAGCCACTAAAAAGGCTGACCTCAACTTAGCTTCCTGGAGAAGGGCCAGCAGGCCTCGAAGACCTGTTAAGCCCTGCAGCCCTTCTCTGCCCTAAGCCTGCTTCTCATGTTTgcctcttgcctccctccctgctccaatCCTCCCACACAGATGGAAGATCAGAGTAGAGGTTCCCACTTACAATTAAAGAGTTCTTTGTCTCTTAACTTGACCCGAACAGCACCTGGGGCCCTCTATAAGGAAGTTGTCCTTCTCAGCCAATAGTGTCCAACCTCTACAAGATCAGTCCCAAAGTGGCTACTGGCTTACCGCAGGTGGCCGGGGCACGGAGGTAATGGGTGGGGCAGAGCTAGGAATGTTGGTGGCTGAAGACGGAGGAGGTGGCTGCTGGGGAAGCTCGTTGGGTTTGCTGGGGCCAATCTTCTCTTTGGTGTCATCCTCTGGCACCAGGCCCTTGGCCTTGTGGATGGCCTCGATCTGCTCCTGGAGGGTAATATTGGCCTGGGCAGCCTGCTGGGTCCGAGCCATGCTGCCTGAGTGGCCGTCCCAGGTCACCTGCAAGGGAAAGCAAAGCCACAGCTAGAAGGCAGCCCAAGGACAGGAGTGTGAGGGTGGGGAAGGCACTAGGATCCATCAGAACTGCaccttttcctctggcttctggaTTTCCTCCTCACCGATCTTCTTACCGATGGCTGTTTCTTCTACGCCGAAAATGTCAGTACGCCGCTCAGCCAACTGTTTCAAGCTGCTCTCAATATCCAGACCTGGATATAGTCACAGAATGGAAGCAGGGGACAGAAAAGAACTAAAGCCAGGTGCCCTTCTAACAGAGCAGCAACTCTCCTGGTGCACAGTAGAGGCTGGTCCCACGGGGCAGGTCGAGTATGGGTCCCAAAATGGCATGCCCATCCTGAGCCCGCACTAAGCCTGTATGCTAGAGCCTGTCCAACCACTGACTTACGGAAAGCAATTGAAGGACACGGTCACACAGATGACAAGTGGCAGTCAGGACTAAAAGCTTTCTCTCCTGCCTCTAGGACAGTTTTCTTCCTATCGTGTCTCATTTCAAAGCGCTCAGGGTGCTCCAGGCACTAGAGTCCTCATTCTAAGACAGCCTGAAGGAGGTCAACTTTCCCAAGCTCTGGTATGTCTGGGATGCCATCATGTCAGGTACCTGCCTTTGGAGGAGCCTTATGAAGAGtccttctggaaaatggggagttCTTTTGTAGCATCACAGGCTGTACCTATCCTCAAGTTTTTGTTGACCTCAGTTGTTGCTCTGTTTGCTTAAAGCAAGTTGACCACAGTCGAGAGATTCCCATGGGTCAGAGCGAGTCAGGGCCACATCAGAGAAGGGGTATGGACTGGGTGGGAGAACCCCCACCTCACCTGGTGCATACACTTCATCATCGCTCTGCTTCTCACGGATGGAGCGGTCTCGTTGCTCTAGCCAGCGGGGATCGAGAAGCCCGATGCGCATGTGCTCCTGCATTTTGCTGGCAGGGATCTTCTCCCCCGTGATAGGAGACACAAGATATTCATctggagcaggggctggaggcaggggcttGGAAGctagaaggaaacagagaggCCTGAATGAGAACACTGGGAAGCAGCTGGGGTTAAGAGCCTGCTGTTTCATCTGTGCATCACTCATCCAAGACACACCCATTTAGTGCCATGCTGCAGCTGGCCCTGTGCAAGGCCCCTGGGTGCCAGACAGGACGCAGCTCTGTTCCCTACCGCCAGGCCTGCAAAGGTGGAGCTATCCATGCATTTGCGACAAACCACCTCACCCCCTCCTAGAAACAGCACTGAGGAACATCTGAGGGCAGGAAAGCAGGCCCTACCTTTGGGGTCATAGTCCTTCCGAACAATGACCTGGTCTGGAGTTGGGGGCAGAGGCGGCGGCATGGGTGtctctgggggcgggggcacTTTCTGcccttcttcttcatcatcagaACCCTGAAAAGCAAAGCAATGGCAGGACTCAGAGAAGGGCCGAAAGGCCACCTCCCTGCAGCTGAGCCCTGATGGCTCTCAGGGTGGCAAGGAGCCTAGGTCCCTGCCAGCCACAGTGTCCATGTGCTAAAGCCTCCGGGGGCAGCCCAGGCCAGCCGGCACCTGGCCAAGCTCCTTCCTCACAACATGAATGAGAGCGCTGGAGGCCGTGGTGCTAACACTCCGCCCAGGCATTTCCAGCAGCTGGCACCAGGCAGTCCCAGGAGGCCAAGGGCACTTAAACATGCTGGGGAGGGGTGCGGGGGGGCAGGTCGGCACTCAATGGTAGCTGCTCACAGAGCAAtgctgggagggagagaaaaagtcaGTTCCCACAGACACAGGGGCCATTCTTCTCACACACAAATTCTTTCCAAGGGGAGGAGAGCAGCTTGGCTCTGGAGACTCTATGCCTGCTTGGAGGGGGTAGAGGTGGCCGAAAGGAAGCAGAGGCTACACTAAGAAAAGCTATGGGAACTGCTGATCACTTGGGCCTAAGCTCAAATGCATCAAAGCATGTGGCGAAAAGTTTTCCCTTACTGAGAactggcctgggggtggggggtgggcggcAGGGCCTCTGGGCGAAGGGGAGAAGGTCACAGAACAGAGCCAGACAGCTTTCAGATCCTTGCCTGTGAATGAATCTTTGTTGCCCGAGCTGGAAAGAGGCTCTATGCTGCCTGGGTTTGGGCAGCTGCTCAGCCAGAATGCCTTATTTGGGACCCACGGCTCCTTTCAAGGTTCACAAGGGACTTGGATCTGACTTGTGGAGAGCACCCCCATCTCCTTAAGCTCCAGAGGGAAAGGCCAGCTCGCAGACCCTCCCAGAAGCATACCTCATCCATGTCTTGCACTTGAGTGTCCTGGTCCAACTGGGAAGGAGGCTCCTCCGCCTTCTCCTGTTTCTCGTCCTCCTCATCAGACTCAACCTCCATCTCAACCTCTTCACTCTCCCCAAACTTCTCGTAGCGCTCCTGAATGAGGATTCGGGCCCCCAGTTCctctggggtggtggggggagggaaattCCCTGGCAGAGGGTGATCCAGAGTCAAAAGGAGACCTCCACAGACACTCACTATCAAAGGCCCACTGCTCTACCCTCCCCACACTGTAAGCTCTCCAAGGGCCTgatttctgttccagctccagatGCCCACCCAAGGTCTGGCACGGTGTTTGCTCGATTGCATTTAAGTGGGGCAGTGTGGCAAATCTGAAGTCTTCTGGCAGCAGAGATGAAACAGATAGAAAAAACCCTCTGGGAGGACTGTGCTGCTCCCTGGGAAGAGATGTATACCTGAGATACTCCAGGATGGTTCCAAGCTCCTGGGTCCCCACCTGGAGTCACAGACCTACCTTGCTCATTGGGTTGGAAGTCCACTGTTTCCACTACTACAAAATCATGCCAGTCGATCTGCGCATAGGCCACTcgctccttttccttttcctcctcttccttcttcctctctcgctcCTGGAACTTGGCCCACTCCACCCGGTAACACACCTGAAGAGACAGGAAACGGCATGATGCTAAGCCGAATCAGGGTCTGCTCCTGACGGAGCTGTCACCTCCAGCACCTTCACCAAAGCCAGCATCTCCTTTGGAACAGGAGGCGGCTCTGCCCACAaggggaacttcctggaggaaactATGGGATTTGCATTTGGTTTCAGTCAGGCCTGGAGCCtggacagaataaaaaaaattctaaatgccACAGAAACCTTGTGTCTGGGCCTCAAGGGCACCTATTTGTTATAACCTCAGAGTTTTCTGCTTGAGTTGGCAAGGGGCTCGATGCTCACAGAGCAGCAAACTCTGTCCCAGGAAGTCTGTGTGACAACAAAGTACCCACAAAAGCAGCAGCAATCTGAGAGCCTGAGAAACAAAACCTTCATGCAGCCACCCAAAACAGGCAGTGCCAACGCGCCTTCTCTCCTCCACTCAGAAAACTTGGGGCCTCAAAAGGAATCTGTCGCCAGAAAACCTGTTCAGGAGTTGGCTTCCAGTGAGGACAGAAAAGAGGAAGATCCAGCAAAgctgagagaaaaatagaaagttaggGAGCACAGAGTCCAGGGTTCCTCAGCCTCTGGGGCCACAAGGCCTTTCTTCCCACCACTCCTATGCCTAGAACACAAGGTCCTGCCTCGGAGCCGATTTCCAAATATGAAACAACCCACACAAAGTCACTCGCACCACCAATAACTAGTTACAATTTAGTTTACCTGGTCCAAAACTTCTCGGGGGTTCTCAGCCTCTTTCTTGAGCTTTGTAAATAAGCCTTTAGGCGG from Ursus arctos isolate Adak ecotype North America unplaced genomic scaffold, UrsArc2.0 scaffold_34, whole genome shotgun sequence encodes the following:
- the SF3A1 gene encoding splicing factor 3A subunit 1, with product MPAGPVQAVPPPPLAATEPKQPTEEEASSKEDSTPSKPVVGIIYPPPEVRNIVDKTASFVARNGPEFEARIRQNEINNPKFNFLNPNDPYHAYYRHKVSEFKEGKAQEPSAAIPKVMQQQQQATQQQLPQKVQAQVIQETIVPKEPPPEFEFIADPPSISAFDLDVVKLTAQFVARNGRQFLTQLMQKEQRNYQFDFLRPQHSLFNYFTKLVEQYTKILIPPKGLFTKLKKEAENPREVLDQVCYRVEWAKFQERERKKEEEEKEKERVAYAQIDWHDFVVVETVDFQPNEQGNFPPPTTPEELGARILIQERYEKFGESEEVEMEVESDEEDEKQEKAEEPPSQLDQDTQVQDMDEGSDDEEEGQKVPPPPETPMPPPLPPTPDQVIVRKDYDPKASKPLPPAPAPDEYLVSPITGEKIPASKMQEHMRIGLLDPRWLEQRDRSIREKQSDDEVYAPGLDIESSLKQLAERRTDIFGVEETAIGKKIGEEEIQKPEEKVTWDGHSGSMARTQQAAQANITLQEQIEAIHKAKGLVPEDDTKEKIGPSKPNELPQQPPPPSSATNIPSSAPPITSVPRPPAMPPPVRTTVVSAVPVMPRPPMASVVRLPPGSVIAPMPPIIHAPRINVVPMPPSAPPIMAPRPPPMIVPTAFVPAPPVAPVPAPAPMPPVHPPPPMEDEPTSKKLKTEDSLVPEEEFLRRNKGPVSIKVQVPNMQDKTEWKLNGQVLVFTLPLTDQVSVIKVKIHEATGMPAGKQKLQYEGIFIKDSNSLAYYNMANGAIIHLALKERGGRKK